In Actinomadura luteofluorescens, the sequence GGGCGACACGTGAGGCTTTGCCGCCCTTTTCACCTTCCGTAGCGGCGACAACACGCTTGCCCGCCTATAAAGGAGGCTGTGAAGGCGACTCCCACCGGGGGGATGGAGACATGGGCCAGACGGGCGAGCCGGTCGTCGACCCGCGAGGGTTGAGCACGGCTCAGCGCCTGGGCGACGCGTGCGTCGTCTGCCGCAAGAGGTGGCCCCGGCCGCGCGTCCGCGTCGGCCGCCTGCCGGACTCGTCAGGGGTGTTCGCGTGCGACGACTGCGCACCCGCCCCGCCGGTACCCCGCGCACGGCGGGGCCCCCGGGAGCCGCTCACGGGCGCCGGACCGGCGGTGGGGGAGCCGCCGCCGGCGCGGACGGCGGCAGGCGCCGCCGTCATGGAGGTCTCTCCAGGGAGAGGGTGACCTGGGCGTTTCGGGGGGAAGCCCGGGACCACCCGTCAGGCGCGCCCGGCTGGGGGCGGTCGGGCGCGCCGGAGAGACTCCCGCGCGGGCCTCAGGCCTTGGTGGCCTGGATCCAGGTCCGCGTCCACTCCGCGTAGTCGGTGCAGTCCTTCTTGCCCGACTCGCCGCCGCACGCCTTCGACGGCGCGTGCGCGAAGACGATCTTGTTGAGGTAGTCGCGGTCGCCGACGTGGTAGGCGGCGCAGAACCCGGACTTGAGGCGGTCGCCCGAGCACGCCTGCGGGTTGGCGGGCGCCACCCCCGTCCACTCGGCGACCTGCTGCTGGACGTCCGGCGAGGCCGTCCACTGGAGCCACTGGTACATGCAGTTGGGGTGCTGGACCCTGGCGCCGATCATCCACGCGTCCATCCACCCGGTCGCGCCCTCCGAGGGGATGACGCCCTGGACGGGCCGCGACGCGCGGTTCAGCACGTCCACGTGGTAGGGCCACCCCTGGCCGAGCACCGCCCGGCCCCCGGCGAACGCGCTGACGGCGTCGGCAGGAAGGTCCCAGTACTCCCCCACGTACGGACGCTGCCGGGCCAGGACCCGCCCGGCCGCGGCGAGCTGCGCCGGCGTCAGCGCGTAGGGGTCGCGGATCTTGAGCTTGCGCTGCCGGCCCTTGAGGTAGAGCGCGGCCTCGGCGATCGCGAGCGGGCTGTCCCGCATGACGATCTTCCCGGCGTAGCGGCGGGCCTGGCCGGGGTCGAACAGCGCGGCCCAGCTCGCCGGCGGC encodes:
- a CDS encoding ABC transporter substrate-binding protein produces the protein MRRRATARVRTTTALAAAAALGAALLGACSGGDDKPVGVAKVVSTLGPGEGTLNLLTLPGWVESGGTDPRVDWVTPFQERTGCKIGMKVVKTAEEMADLMRDGNRRYDGVAAPPEVAGRLVEENQVVPINPDLVDGYKKLEPKLRKLLERDGKHYGLPYVWGSNLLMYDARTVPPPASWAALFDPGQARRYAGKIVMRDSPLAIAEAALYLKGRQRKLKIRDPYALTPAQLAAAGRVLARQRPYVGEYWDLPADAVSAFAGGRAVLGQGWPYHVDVLNRASRPVQGVIPSEGATGWMDAWMIGARVQHPNCMYQWLQWTASPDVQQQVAEWTGVAPANPQACSGDRLKSGFCAAYHVGDRDYLNKIVFAHAPSKACGGESGKKDCTDYAEWTRTWIQATKA